In Bactrocera oleae isolate idBacOlea1 chromosome 3, idBacOlea1, whole genome shotgun sequence, a genomic segment contains:
- the eEF1delta gene encoding probable elongation factor 1-delta isoform X1, with product MATTLATDRFWVDKANCHNAERQYYELLSKELCFLSCCSNEDKIKQISGDGHLNGVQEPQTKLKKSKKLKYKKNEHVAKLTEISTNSESEERLLSTGSQVNAPIEVPKVVAKQSGEKPKKRNKGAKKNADMLGSSANSQCTLVSEIAKAREHIKNSLEKMDGITTLTATPASGEVLDRVIVIEKDNADLRKLIESLRSVCLETQSRITALEKKVNAELTGTTVVPTSAPAPVSNAAPAKAEADDDDVDLFGSEDEEDEEAARVREERLAAYAAKKSKKPQIIAKSSLILDVKPWDDETDLKVMETEIRKIETDGLLWGASKFVPVAFGIQKLSISCVVEDDKVSIDWLTEEIEKLEDYVQSVDVAAFNKI from the exons atggcCACAACTCTAGCTACAGACCGTTTCTGGGTGGATAAGGCAAATTGCCATAACGCTGAACGTCAATATTACGAACTTTTGAGCAAGGAG TTATGTTTCCTTTCATGCTGCTCAAATGAGGATAAGATCAAACAGATAAGCGGGGATGGTCACTTGAATGGTGTGCAAGAACCCCaaactaaattgaaaaaaagcaaaaaattgaaatacaaaaagAATGAGCATGTAGCAAAATTAACAGAAATATCGACAAACTCTGAAAGCGAAGAGAGACTTTTATCAACCGGCTCCCAGGTCAATGCACCTATTGAAGTACCCAAAGTGGTTGCTAAACAAAGTGGAGAAAAGcccaaaaaaagaaataagggaGCTAAAAAAAATGCTGATATGTTG GGTTCCTCGGCCAACAGCCAGTGCACTTTAGTCTCGGAAATCGCTAAAGCAAGAgaacatattaaaaattctttagaaaag ATGGACGGTATTACTACACTAACTGCAACTCCAGCATCCGGTGAGGTTCTTGATCGTGTTATTGTTATAGAAAAAGACAACGCCGATTTGAGAAAGTTAATAGAAAGCTTGAGATCGGTTTGTTTAGAAACTCAAAGTCGCATAACAGCTTTGGAAAAGAAAGTTAACGCCGAACTAACCGGTACAACGGTTGTACCGACATCTGCCCCTGCCCCAGTCTCCAACGCCGCACCTGCAAAGGCAGAagctgatgatgatgatgtggaTCTTTTCGGTTCTGAAGACGAAGAGGATGAAGAAGCCGCACGTGTGCGCGAGGAGCGTTTGGCTGCATACGCCGCAAAGAAATCGAAGAAACCGCAAATTATCGCAAAATCTAGTTTGATTTTAGATGTTAAGCCATGGGACGATGAAACCGATCTTAAAGTTATGGAAACGGAAATAAGAAAAATCGAAACCGATGGACTCTTATGGGGCGCATCCAAATTCGTTCCAGTTGCTTTTGGTATCCAAAAGCTTAGTATTTCGTGTGTCGTCGAAGACGACAAAGTCTCAATTGATTGGTTAACTGAAGAAATCGAAAAACTAGAAGACTACGTTCAAAGTGTTGATGTTGCtgcattcaataaaatttaa
- the eEF1delta gene encoding probable elongation factor 1-delta isoform X2 gives MATTLATDRFWVDKANCHNAERQYYELLSKEDKIKQISGDGHLNGVQEPQTKLKKSKKLKYKKNEHVAKLTEISTNSESEERLLSTGSQVNAPIEVPKVVAKQSGEKPKKRNKGAKKNADMLGSSANSQCTLVSEIAKAREHIKNSLEKMDGITTLTATPASGEVLDRVIVIEKDNADLRKLIESLRSVCLETQSRITALEKKVNAELTGTTVVPTSAPAPVSNAAPAKAEADDDDVDLFGSEDEEDEEAARVREERLAAYAAKKSKKPQIIAKSSLILDVKPWDDETDLKVMETEIRKIETDGLLWGASKFVPVAFGIQKLSISCVVEDDKVSIDWLTEEIEKLEDYVQSVDVAAFNKI, from the exons atggcCACAACTCTAGCTACAGACCGTTTCTGGGTGGATAAGGCAAATTGCCATAACGCTGAACGTCAATATTACGAACTTTTGAGCAAGGAG GATAAGATCAAACAGATAAGCGGGGATGGTCACTTGAATGGTGTGCAAGAACCCCaaactaaattgaaaaaaagcaaaaaattgaaatacaaaaagAATGAGCATGTAGCAAAATTAACAGAAATATCGACAAACTCTGAAAGCGAAGAGAGACTTTTATCAACCGGCTCCCAGGTCAATGCACCTATTGAAGTACCCAAAGTGGTTGCTAAACAAAGTGGAGAAAAGcccaaaaaaagaaataagggaGCTAAAAAAAATGCTGATATGTTG GGTTCCTCGGCCAACAGCCAGTGCACTTTAGTCTCGGAAATCGCTAAAGCAAGAgaacatattaaaaattctttagaaaag ATGGACGGTATTACTACACTAACTGCAACTCCAGCATCCGGTGAGGTTCTTGATCGTGTTATTGTTATAGAAAAAGACAACGCCGATTTGAGAAAGTTAATAGAAAGCTTGAGATCGGTTTGTTTAGAAACTCAAAGTCGCATAACAGCTTTGGAAAAGAAAGTTAACGCCGAACTAACCGGTACAACGGTTGTACCGACATCTGCCCCTGCCCCAGTCTCCAACGCCGCACCTGCAAAGGCAGAagctgatgatgatgatgtggaTCTTTTCGGTTCTGAAGACGAAGAGGATGAAGAAGCCGCACGTGTGCGCGAGGAGCGTTTGGCTGCATACGCCGCAAAGAAATCGAAGAAACCGCAAATTATCGCAAAATCTAGTTTGATTTTAGATGTTAAGCCATGGGACGATGAAACCGATCTTAAAGTTATGGAAACGGAAATAAGAAAAATCGAAACCGATGGACTCTTATGGGGCGCATCCAAATTCGTTCCAGTTGCTTTTGGTATCCAAAAGCTTAGTATTTCGTGTGTCGTCGAAGACGACAAAGTCTCAATTGATTGGTTAACTGAAGAAATCGAAAAACTAGAAGACTACGTTCAAAGTGTTGATGTTGCtgcattcaataaaatttaa
- the LOC106627154 gene encoding FUN14 domain-containing protein 1 isoform X1 gives MSDWSKSHKNANNARVEKMTEDASKFLGGVLGDISSRSAYTQIAIGATSGWFTGFATMKIGKFAAFAIGGGIILMEIAHQEGFIEIDWSKITGKLDKVTDKVETAVTGQEKNWIEKTERFVDRKLDRAENILKSKTKKAKKWYSKLIGDENGPKVNDLHIFLTAFVGGIALGVASA, from the exons ATGAGCGATTGGTCAAAATCACACAAAAACGCAAATAACGCTAGAGTCGAGAAAATGACGGAAGACGCATCAAAGTTTTTGGGTGGTGTCCTCGGTGATATAAGCTCACGATCGGCGTACACTCAAATAGCTATTGGTGCCACCTCAGGATG GTTTACTGGTTTTGCAACAATGAAAATTGGCAAATTTGCAGCTTTCGCTATCGGAGGTGGTATTATTTTAATGGAAATTGCCCATCAGGAAGGTTTTATTGAAATCGATTGGTCAAAAATCACAGGAAAACTTGATAAAGTCACTGACAAAGTAGAAACGGCTGTAACTGGCCAAGAAAAAAATTGGATTGAAAAG ACTGAACGTTTTGTTGATCGTAAACTAGATCGTGCAGAGAACATATTAAAGTCAAAAACAAAGAAAGCCAAAAAATGGTATAGCAAACTTATTGGTGACGAAAATGGACCCAAAGTAAACGATCTTCACATTTTCTTAACGGCCTTCGTAGGCGGAATTGCATTAGGCGTAGCTTCGGCTTAA
- the eEF1delta gene encoding probable elongation factor 1-delta isoform X3, with translation MATTLATDRFWVDKANCHNAERQYYELLSKEIKQISGDGHLNGVQEPQTKLKKSKKLKYKKNEHVAKLTEISTNSESEERLLSTGSQVNAPIEVPKVVAKQSGEKPKKRNKGAKKNADMLGSSANSQCTLVSEIAKAREHIKNSLEKMDGITTLTATPASGEVLDRVIVIEKDNADLRKLIESLRSVCLETQSRITALEKKVNAELTGTTVVPTSAPAPVSNAAPAKAEADDDDVDLFGSEDEEDEEAARVREERLAAYAAKKSKKPQIIAKSSLILDVKPWDDETDLKVMETEIRKIETDGLLWGASKFVPVAFGIQKLSISCVVEDDKVSIDWLTEEIEKLEDYVQSVDVAAFNKI, from the exons atggcCACAACTCTAGCTACAGACCGTTTCTGGGTGGATAAGGCAAATTGCCATAACGCTGAACGTCAATATTACGAACTTTTGAGCAAGGAG ATCAAACAGATAAGCGGGGATGGTCACTTGAATGGTGTGCAAGAACCCCaaactaaattgaaaaaaagcaaaaaattgaaatacaaaaagAATGAGCATGTAGCAAAATTAACAGAAATATCGACAAACTCTGAAAGCGAAGAGAGACTTTTATCAACCGGCTCCCAGGTCAATGCACCTATTGAAGTACCCAAAGTGGTTGCTAAACAAAGTGGAGAAAAGcccaaaaaaagaaataagggaGCTAAAAAAAATGCTGATATGTTG GGTTCCTCGGCCAACAGCCAGTGCACTTTAGTCTCGGAAATCGCTAAAGCAAGAgaacatattaaaaattctttagaaaag ATGGACGGTATTACTACACTAACTGCAACTCCAGCATCCGGTGAGGTTCTTGATCGTGTTATTGTTATAGAAAAAGACAACGCCGATTTGAGAAAGTTAATAGAAAGCTTGAGATCGGTTTGTTTAGAAACTCAAAGTCGCATAACAGCTTTGGAAAAGAAAGTTAACGCCGAACTAACCGGTACAACGGTTGTACCGACATCTGCCCCTGCCCCAGTCTCCAACGCCGCACCTGCAAAGGCAGAagctgatgatgatgatgtggaTCTTTTCGGTTCTGAAGACGAAGAGGATGAAGAAGCCGCACGTGTGCGCGAGGAGCGTTTGGCTGCATACGCCGCAAAGAAATCGAAGAAACCGCAAATTATCGCAAAATCTAGTTTGATTTTAGATGTTAAGCCATGGGACGATGAAACCGATCTTAAAGTTATGGAAACGGAAATAAGAAAAATCGAAACCGATGGACTCTTATGGGGCGCATCCAAATTCGTTCCAGTTGCTTTTGGTATCCAAAAGCTTAGTATTTCGTGTGTCGTCGAAGACGACAAAGTCTCAATTGATTGGTTAACTGAAGAAATCGAAAAACTAGAAGACTACGTTCAAAGTGTTGATGTTGCtgcattcaataaaatttaa
- the nmd gene encoding outer mitochondrial transmembrane helix translocase, translating into MDNFNFGGSQLSRNEIVQLLLRVSIASVITFYSVKWMMNQLDPTSKNKKKAKLRAEEQLKRLGDQSGFKVNPQQFNDYELMIATHLVVPADITVSWNDIAGLDNVIQELRESVVLPVRHRDLFNQSKLWQAPKGVLLHGPPGCGKTLIAKATAKEAGMRFINLDVAILTDKWYGESQKLASAVFSLAIKIQPCIIFIDEIDSFLRSRNSNDHEATAMMKTQFMMLWDGLNTNSNSTVIVMGATNRPKDLDKAIIRRMPAQFHIGLPTEEQRLQILKLILDTECVHNDVDFNRLAKLTTGFSGSDLREMCRNASVYRMRLFMRSNENQLTVFSTQSAEPSTSANAAIELSNPLIAISMEDLLKSYDKMKESKLHTGNLFMENRMELD; encoded by the exons atggacaACTTTAATTTCGGTGGGTCACAGTTATCGCGAAATGAAATCGTTCAGTTACTTCTTCGAGTTTCCATTGCATCTGTCATCACATTTTATTCGGTGAAATGGATGATGAACCAACTTGATCCAACGAGCAAGAATAAAAAGAAGGCTAAGTTGCGTGCTGAAGAACAATTAAAAAG gctAGGCGATCAAAGTGGTTTCAAAGTTAATCCACAACAATTTAATGACTATGAGCTAATGATTGCCACTCATTTAGTTGTGCCTGCAGATATAACAGTGAGCTGGAATGATATTGCTGGTCTCGATAATGTTATACAGGAACTACGAGAGTCTGTTGTGTTACCAGTGAGACATCGAGATTTATTTAATCAGTCCAAACTGTGGCAAGCACCAAAAGGTGTATTGTTGCACGGACCGCCAGGTTGTGGTAAGACTTTAATCGCAAAAGCAACTGCAAAAGAAGCTGGTATGCGTTTCATAAACTTGGACGTAGCAATTCTAACAGATAAATGGTATGGTGAATCCCAGAAATTGGCATCGGCAGTCTTTTCGTTGGCTATCAAAATTCAACCTTGCATAATTTTCATAGATGAAATCGATTCATTTTTGCGCAGTCGCAACTCAAACGACCATGAGGCTACTGCAATGATGAAAACTCAATTTATGATGCTATGGGATGGACTTAatacaaattcaaattcaaCGGTTATTGTTATGGGCGCAACTAATCGTCCAAAAGATTTAGATAAGGCTATCATACGCCGTATGCCGGCTCAATTCCATATCGGACTACCGACCGAAGAACAACGATTAcaaattctaaaattaattttagataCTGAATGCGTACATAATGATGTTGATTTTAATCGATTGGCAAAGCTAACAACTGGGTTTTCTGGTTCGGATTTAAGAGAAATGTGTCGCAATGCCTCAGTTTACAGAATGCGTTTATTTATGCGTTCCAATGAGAATCAACTTACGGTATTTTCGACTCAATCCGCTGAACCATCGACATCGGCAAACGCTGCTATCGAATTGAGTAATCCTTTAATTGCCATTTCTATGGAAGATCTCCTTAAATCATATGATAAAATGAAGGAGTCAAAGTTGCACACCGGAAATTTATTTATGGAAAATCGAATGGAACTAGATTAG
- the LOC106627154 gene encoding FUN14 domain-containing protein 1B isoform X2: MSDWSKSHKNANNARVEKMTEDASKFLGGVLGDISSRSAYTQIAIGATSGWFTGFATMKIGKFAAFAIGGGIILMEIAHQEGFIEIDWSKITGKLDKVTDKVETAVTGQEKNWIEKGKVFVKNNAIFTVAFLGGALVGVGCA, encoded by the exons ATGAGCGATTGGTCAAAATCACACAAAAACGCAAATAACGCTAGAGTCGAGAAAATGACGGAAGACGCATCAAAGTTTTTGGGTGGTGTCCTCGGTGATATAAGCTCACGATCGGCGTACACTCAAATAGCTATTGGTGCCACCTCAGGATG GTTTACTGGTTTTGCAACAATGAAAATTGGCAAATTTGCAGCTTTCGCTATCGGAGGTGGTATTATTTTAATGGAAATTGCCCATCAGGAAGGTTTTATTGAAATCGATTGGTCAAAAATCACAGGAAAACTTGATAAAGTCACTGACAAAGTAGAAACGGCTGTAACTGGCCAAGAAAAAAATTGGATTGAAAAG GGCAAAGTGTTTGTTAAAAACAACGCAATTTTCACGGTAGCATTTCTTGGTGGCGCTCTTGTTGGAGTTGGCTGTGCATGA
- the eEF1delta gene encoding probable elongation factor 1-delta isoform X4 has product MATTLATDRFWVDKANCHNAERQYYELLSKEGSSANSQCTLVSEIAKAREHIKNSLEKMDGITTLTATPASGEVLDRVIVIEKDNADLRKLIESLRSVCLETQSRITALEKKVNAELTGTTVVPTSAPAPVSNAAPAKAEADDDDVDLFGSEDEEDEEAARVREERLAAYAAKKSKKPQIIAKSSLILDVKPWDDETDLKVMETEIRKIETDGLLWGASKFVPVAFGIQKLSISCVVEDDKVSIDWLTEEIEKLEDYVQSVDVAAFNKI; this is encoded by the exons atggcCACAACTCTAGCTACAGACCGTTTCTGGGTGGATAAGGCAAATTGCCATAACGCTGAACGTCAATATTACGAACTTTTGAGCAAGGAG GGTTCCTCGGCCAACAGCCAGTGCACTTTAGTCTCGGAAATCGCTAAAGCAAGAgaacatattaaaaattctttagaaaag ATGGACGGTATTACTACACTAACTGCAACTCCAGCATCCGGTGAGGTTCTTGATCGTGTTATTGTTATAGAAAAAGACAACGCCGATTTGAGAAAGTTAATAGAAAGCTTGAGATCGGTTTGTTTAGAAACTCAAAGTCGCATAACAGCTTTGGAAAAGAAAGTTAACGCCGAACTAACCGGTACAACGGTTGTACCGACATCTGCCCCTGCCCCAGTCTCCAACGCCGCACCTGCAAAGGCAGAagctgatgatgatgatgtggaTCTTTTCGGTTCTGAAGACGAAGAGGATGAAGAAGCCGCACGTGTGCGCGAGGAGCGTTTGGCTGCATACGCCGCAAAGAAATCGAAGAAACCGCAAATTATCGCAAAATCTAGTTTGATTTTAGATGTTAAGCCATGGGACGATGAAACCGATCTTAAAGTTATGGAAACGGAAATAAGAAAAATCGAAACCGATGGACTCTTATGGGGCGCATCCAAATTCGTTCCAGTTGCTTTTGGTATCCAAAAGCTTAGTATTTCGTGTGTCGTCGAAGACGACAAAGTCTCAATTGATTGGTTAACTGAAGAAATCGAAAAACTAGAAGACTACGTTCAAAGTGTTGATGTTGCtgcattcaataaaatttaa